The Punica granatum isolate Tunisia-2019 chromosome 4, ASM765513v2, whole genome shotgun sequence sequence GAAAATTGACCTGCTTCAGATGTCTAATTGTTTCTGAATCAGTTGGAATAGCATGGTAGAATCCCATACACATTAGCACATTGGCACATGTGAAGGGACCAAAACCATCAATTTCCTTGAGCTGCTCCATCAGCTCAGCGTAACTCGAAAAGTTTTGCGTATCACACATCTCTTCTAACTGTCTCAGCTGTATCTTCCCTTTGACGATACCCTGAGAGAGCTTTAGAATACGGCTTGCTCTATAGCCAAGATTGCAGCGTTTGGCAAGGAAACTCTCATCAAGAGTAGCTAGTTCTCTTGCACTAGGAAAATTTCCAATCTTATCAAAACAATGATCAACTTCACAGGATTCATTCAAAGTCTGACAACTTCGTTGATTGCCAGATTCAATAAACCCATTATTTGTTGAAGAAGAGTTAGACGCATATCTGTCGGTCTCTTGCAAGCAGCTGCCATTTTCAACATTCTCTACACCCTCAATCTTCGTAGTTACATCCACCTTCAAATCCTGCTCAATATCTGTAAACTTGCCTGATAAGTTGGTCCCTGACATCCTTCTCACACGTTTTCGTTTTGCCTCTTTCAGTGAAGGGGTTTTTGGAAAAAAACCCTCAGTTTTAGCTTCTGCGGTCTCGGCAACCTTAACAGAAGCTTCAGAACCTGATAAATTAGATGAGCTATGCTGCAACTCCAACTGAAGCTCACAAAGTGCAAGCGCCATGTCTAAAGTCCTGGACCACctagaagaaagaaaacagcTCCCAATGATGCAATGTACAAAAAAACGACCGCGAAGACTTGTGCATTAGCTTGGCAGGCCCAGGATGATAAAAGCTACATGGCAACCAGTACAAACAGGGAAGATTTGTCCAATCATTGTATTAGTCGAGCTTAAAGATGAGGATATAATTTGGGCAAACAATGCGCagcctttcttttttccaagGTATCGGCTGAGTAGAGTTGATCCTATGAGATGCCATCCACAAAAAATGGAATGAGATGCATTTGAGACAGCTGGAATATGTAAATAAAGGCAGAAACCGGAACCCGCCGCCACACATGCTTCTCTGTTAAACTAACAGTAATAGCACACAACAGCAGTAAAACTAACAATCACAGGGAGCTTACTGGCAGTTGCAAAGGAGAATGCACTTCACCATATCTTCAAAAAGGGTAGGGGACCTGAACACTCTGCCTCCAAAATTCCTCACCACTTCTGATGCTCTCATCTCCTCGCACATCTTCCTGAATCCCCGCATGTTACTCTCGTCATTCTCCGTCAAACGCAGCATCCTTCTCACTTGATGCTGAAACAAGTACGAGAAAACTAAACCCAGTCAGGTCGCTGCATTCATAGCATGTTTGCCATGACCTCCAATGATGGCGAACAACCAAGCAACCATATCCACAATTGCAGTAACAAAGCATCGCAAATTCCTAGCGGCACGAAAGCGCATATAAGTCTTCTATGATCACGGAACTCTTTCTCTGTTTTCCTCTATTCGAGCTCAATCAAAGGCAAACTAGACTTCCAGCAAGTGAAGGAGCTACTGTACCTACCATCAGCGAGCTTTCATGTTCCGGAGAGAGAGCGGAGTGGCCGTATACTAGGACTTGAAGAGCTCGAGAATGGTGAGAAATGCGGACCATCACGGACAAGGAAGCGTCGCCCTCGAGGTCTGCGATGAGACGGAGAGGCCGAGAGAAGGTGCGAGTGAGCGGATCCCACCTGTTGGGGGCCATCATGAACAGACCGTGGCTGCACACGGCCTTCTCCAGCGAGAATGTCTCGGCCGCGTCCCCGAGCGGCAGCTCCAGCACGGCTACTTCCTTTGCTGCCGCCTCCATTTCCCGCCTGATCATCTCCCTCTCCGGTGAAGCTCCACTTAGGcaattttccttcttcttctacttTCGATGTGCGGGCTGGGCCGGGCCGGATGGGCCTCGCACTGCTGGGTCAATATGGGCTATAAGAGGCTGGAAGGGCTTGAATTTTTGAGCTTGGACAGTCGTtgactaataataataataattattattattattaatttgttCCACACACAGTTTTTCTAAGATTTGCAAGATGTGTGTTTGATAACGCAAATAAAGAGTTAAAATCATCGCTTAATTTGATTCATCTTTTTTTAACACAAAAAATCGACTTAGCATTATAGTTTTAGTTGAAAAAtacttgattaattaattaggagcgcctttattttttttcagctaATTCACTTAGTCAACCCTCCAAATTTTACTAATTTGCAAAGAAGCCCCtatatcatataaaattacaataaaagtCTCATTTCCCTCGCACTGATGAAGAGAGGACATAAAGACCAAGAAGGCGACTAGGAGGGAACCAACGAGGTTGTcggccaccaccacctccaaCGAGGTCGCCAGCCACTCCCGCCCCTCTATAATCTCTATAAAGCTATTCATcccttttttgttattttcttttctttttttctttatgtcTGGGATGGATtattgaaaagtgaaaaaaatctAGGGTATTAGGTAAAGGAAACCTAAAATAGCCTAAAAGTacttcaacttttttttttcccgggtGTGTACCCAGTATCTAAAGCTCAACGGATTTTGACTAATCCAACTTGAATCAGGTTAACCAAtgaagggataaaactcttccaatcaaagattttctttatttacaaGATTTTTTTCTATCGAACATTTTTCACTTGATTAAGTACTTAAATTTTCAACACTTAAAACAGAGGAAAAACTATACATTTAGTCCTTTACTTTTActcacttttctattttcgtcatttttttattttattttctattttcgtccTATACCTTAATTACATTTCTATATTCATCATTCCGTTAACTTTTCCATTAACTTTGCTGAGTTGGCTTCCCATGGGTTCTCCATCAATGACACGTCAAATACTTCAATTTGCTCTACTTTAACGAGATCGAGCAATTGGTAGTGTTAAAATGAAACTGGTTCAAACATAGCCCTTTTTAGATGGACGAGGCGTAATCCCCAAAAAAACTAGCTGCTTGACTTGTGACATTTCATCTCTGCAAAGAATTTATGTTAAAtctaaaatataagaaaaggtTATAGcccaaaagaaaagatgaaagtcataaaagaaaacatcgatgaacaaagaaagaagaataTTATGAACAACAACTCTTCCTCTTCGTCATTGAGTTTAAGCAaatcaatttttcaaattcaagaaaagtctaattaaaatcaacttacacaattatcaaattaaaaaaaacctaaTTTAATCATGCAAATTCCCAATTTCGCTTAAGCATTCTCTTTTCACTGCCTAGTATCGTTTCATTGAAGCGTATTGGCTTTTAAAGCATATTCATTCCATAGATGAATTAATTCCAAGAAGATTTGTCCgattataaattttgaatcTATACAATCTATTTAGTCTTTGTCATATTCGTCTCCGTCACTCTTATGTCACATCTTCTCCCGTGTTATTTATCAATTCAGGCATTTTTCCAATCTGAGTTCCTATAAATTTTCGATCGCTCTGTGTTAGATCTCAGACGATAAACAATATTAGAGAAGGAAGGTGGATGTCGTAAAGTTAGATTCCTTCGTTActttgccttggtttcgggaggaagagagagaagcaaCATTGTGATGTCCATGTTCTTTATCGTTATTCagttctctttattttttaacatttttggctttttattttcaataaaataaaaaattgttgaCGCGTCATTTATGTTGAATCCACAAGGATCCAACTCAGCATTTTTAACGGAATAGTTAACGGAATGatgaaaacagaaaagtaatgaaatgTATAGGacgaaatagaaaagaaaatagaaacatgacgaaaattgaaaagtgagTAAAAGTAGACGacgaaatatataattttccctaaaacaaacatcGTCTTTATTAACTTCTTAATGTCATACCTCCACAAGCAATTGACTGATACAAACTTTTTATGTAGGTACAGTACATGACAGGTACATCATACAATCAGATTCGTGGATAACGTTCCAATGACAGCGTCAACACCCTCACCAACTCCCCCGCAAGTTCTTAGTTAATTGACTTATGTGCACGCATACTCAGCGCTTATTAAGTCTTCTCTTGCTTTGTAAGTACTTCCGACATTGTAACTAAGCATTCGATATAATATTTCCAATTATTTCATATAATCTTTGTGGTTTATATTGTTCTTGTGCAGCGGGGGTGCGTCCTCTACTCGTAACATCAGTTGTTGAATCTTGACATTTGACTAAGGAAAAAGCGTGTATAAATCGGCACTACTTATCTTAAGTTCAAGTCGACACTCAGTTGATGCAGCATTGCCCATCAACAGCAGAGTGATGCAGCAAACAAAATCGAAAATATTTACCAATTCTGCAGTAGAATCCCACGTACATTGTTATTTTTGTGAAATTTGCAATTTCTTAAACTCACgaatttttaatcaattttcgAGATGGACAATAAGTCAACATATTTCACCCGATGATAATGTCTTCAGCGTACGAGGTGCTTTCCAGTTGGTTTTGGTTGGACTGTGTCTGCAACATCACCATCTTGTACGTATGCAATCAAACCTGCGGGACATATAAACCGTGTTCATTTTTTTCGATTCCTCTGACTTTTCTTCCCTCGAAATCGATCCGACAGGGAAACTGACGGACGTTTACTCGAGACTTTCACGGATTTATCTGCTGAAGTAACTCGATCCGATGCAACGATTGTCTGCCGTGACACCTAAGTTTCTGATGTAACAATTTTAGATGGTTGACTCTGTGCTTGACTCAGTATAACCTCTCATAAACAAATGAAACTTGATGGATAAACAAATAGGGAGAAATGCAGAGTGGGTGATGAGTCGTTTTTGCAGCCTTTGAATTTGATGAagattaataaaatttgaacgtgggaaaagagaagatgatgatgatgaagaagaatgtGGGAGGCAACTTCAGAAGCTGTTAGAGGGgcgaaaaagaaaggaaagaagaagtcGAATTTCGGAGGTTGTTTTCCGTGTTTCTGAAGATGGATCTTAGATTTCTTGGGCTTTTACTGGCTGTTCTGCTCGGGTTGTCCACTGGCAAGGCGGCCTCAGAGGACTGTAAGATGAGCTGAATCTATGTCTTGTTTGCAAGTACAGTGTCGAACTGCCATGTAACGCATTAAAGCACAGTTTATAATATTGATCTCGTGCTGCAACATTTTCATTCCTTTTCACTCGGCTGAGTGCTGGTATGTGGCAATTCGTGGTTTCGAGGTTGTTCTGCCCATTCCATAAGAATTACCACTCGAGATGGACATAGTTTGAATTCTGGATCCATTACGAAGCAGTCCTTTTGCAGCCTTGTTAATACTCAAGCAGTCTCGTTTCTTACTTATGCGGGAATGTATCCGTGTAAACACCGCGACTTATGAATTCAGTTCGATGGTTCTGCTTTATCTAGTACCTTTTTAATGGGTGAGATGTTTTAGTTAATACCTTAATCATGCAATTTCGACATTGGCAGCTGTCGCCCTCCAGGCTATGAAGGCTTATTTGAACAACACGCCGCCTAACTGGGTAGGTTCTGATCCCTGCAGTGACAAATGGGACGGCATCATCTGCACCAATTCACGGGTTACTTCGATGTGAGTTTCTTATCACCGTGACTTGATGAAAGAATTAGTGGTTTCCTCTGGTTATGTATGGAGCTAACTGCATCGGTTGCGTTCAGAACACTGTCGAGCATGGGGTTGTCAGGGCAGCTAACTGGAGACATCGGAACATTATCTGAGCTGCGCACTCTGTAAGTTTGGGTTCATATAATATTTCTATACGCAAGTCaaccattttatttcattatgatttattattgaataaaTCCGTCAATCATCTTGAGATTTATTCCTAACCTTCAGGCTTTTGTCATGAAAAATGAAGGGATTTATCGTACAACAAGGGCCTTACGGGATCTCTTCCAGATGCTATCGGGAATCTGAAGAAGCTAACGAACTTGTAAGCTACGCAAAAAGCTTCTCCTGTAACTTTCAGGGTCTAGTAAGTGTGTCACATACTTTCTAATATTTGCTTGGCAGAATCCTAGTTGGCTGTGGATTTACCGGTATCATTCCAGACACGATCGGATCTCTCCAAGAGCTCGTCTTTCTGTAAGTATTTCACTCTATACAATGAACTGCACATTTCAACGATTaggaaaattgagaaatttttcTTATCATTCTGCAATACATGTTTGGATGCTCTCTCTTGCATTCGCGAATGACTTCTCGTGTAAAAGTTTTCGTTAAAGCTTAAATATCATCCTAGACATTTGAGCCAGTTGATGCCAGTGTAGTAATATCGATGCCTCTAACaagtaaaattttgataaattagAGACATAGCGATATGCTATGGAAGATTCCGAACCATGAAAATATGACTGGTTCGGTTCCTATGGAAATGCAGCCTGTAGATGAAGGCGTCTTGATGATACTTATTACATGAAACAGTTCTAAACTCCCTGATATTTGCAACTGCAGATCTCTCAACTCTAATAGCTTTAGTGGCCCAATTCCCCCGTCAATTGGTAACCTTACGAAGCTCTATTGGCTGGATCTTGCTGATAATCAGCTTACTGGAACTATTCCCGTGTCCAATGGAAGTACATCGGGTCTCGATATGCTACTTCATACAAAGCACTTGTAAGTTAAAAACCGTCCTCCAAACCTCTCTGCTTCTTATTATTGATGGCTTTGTTGCTTTGCCTGTTATTATGTTCTTAAACAAAGAAATAGATTCCTTGATGTCATTTTTGTTGCCCTGACATTTTCATGTTTTTAAACAGTCACTTTGGGCAAAATCAGCTCTCTGGTACGATTCCTCCAGAAATTTTCAGCTCCGGGATGAAACTGATCCATGTGTAAGTTTATGCTGCTCTACTGATTGATATTAGATTGATGGAGGAATGGTTTGGCTTTGAAGGACCATTCTCGTTTTTTCCACTTTTCCTACACAAACAATGAACATAAATTCATTCTTTTCGGCAAACAAAGATAAGTTTCGTGCTCGACAAGCACATATTCTCCCATGTCTTAGCTCGAATCTTATTGCTGTGAACAGACTTTTTGACAACAACCAGCTCACAGGAAGCCTCCCTTCCACCCTCGGGCTTGTGCAACCCCTGGAAGTCGTGTAagtttttcttctctcttccatAGTTAGATGCATATGGGGAGGGAGCGAATCTTCTCAGTTGATTCTGACGGTGTCCCTCTTTCCAACTTCGCTGGTTGCAGACGCTTCGACCGGAATTCATTGAGCGGTCCTCTCCCTCAAAATCTCAACAACCTCACAAAAGTTCAAGAGCTGTAAGCACTctgaataagtaaatttcaccattatattttcattgattCTTGCAGCATGCTGTTGATTAAGGCTCGAGGTTTATTGACCCGTATATTCATCCATTTTCAGTCTCCTATCCAAAAACAAGTTCACTGGTCCTTTGCCGAACCTCACTGGATTGAACTCCCTCAGCTACCTGTGAGTTCGTTTTTACATCGTCTTTTATTACCTCGTCGGGTCAATTTCTGTGTGTTTGTTCTTACTGTATAAAGAAATTCTACTGCTAGTTTGCATCTGATGAAGGTGGTGATCACGCAGGGATATGAGCAACAACAGTTTCGATGCACTGGACTTCCCTGATTGGATCACAACCTTGCAGTCTTTGACAACCTTGTAAGTATGACTGCCAGCTCCCACCAGAACCATTGTTCAACCCGGAAAAAAGGAAGAACTGTAGAAATCTCTATGCAATGTTTGTGTATTCTCGGGTTTGGACTGGTATTCTAGGGTGGAGAAGATTTAAGAACTAGTCCTGATATTATTGTTAACTAATCGCAGAATGATGGAACAAACACAAATTCAAGGATCCGTTCCCTCTTCCCTCTTTAGCCTTGCCAACTTACAGACTGTGTAAGTATCTCTAGGTTTGAGTTCCAGAAAGTTTAATTGGAAgagttcattttctttttcacattGTTTTCCCGCAAGACCCGGGATTTACGATTCTATCAACTGAGTGCAGAATATTAAGAAACAATGCGCTAAACGGCACCTTGAACATTGGCTCCACCTTTAGCAGTCAACTGCAGCTCGTTGATTTGCAGACCAACTTTATCGATTCATATACGCAGAATTCCGGGGGTTACAGCAATGAGCTAATGTAAGTCTAGATATACGTAAACCTGAACTTATCATGCGTGCTTTTCTTCCGTAGTGTATGTCTGTCTTGCTTACATCAGCAGACTTCATTGATATGTTTGAACGTGTAAATCAAAACGAATTGGAATTTAAAATCATTCTTGTGTCATCACATGGCTTACATGGTCCATATCTTGCAGACTTGTCGGAAACCCAATTTGCCAGCAATCAGGAGTGGCAGCAGCAAGTTTCTGCACGATCTTACAGTCCAATTCTTCCTCATACTCGACCCCCCCTAACAACTGCAATCCCATGGACTGCAGCATTGTGAATCAGACATCAAGCCCCAACTGTAAATGCAGCTTTCCCTACACAGGAACAATAGTGTTCAGGGCTGCTTCCTTCTCGAGCTTGGGAAACTCGACTCACTATACTTCCCTTGTGAGCTCTATGATGTCTGCCTTTCAGTCCTACCAGCTTCCAGTGGATTCAATCGCACTGAGTAATCCCCACAAGGATTCGTTGGGCTACCTCAAAATGAGCCTCGAGATATTTCCCTTGGAGGGAGATAGTTTTAACCGGACCGGAGTTTACAGTATCGGGTTCGTGCTTAGTAACCAGACTTACAAGCCTCCTTCAGGGTTTGGCCCATTCTTTTTTATGGCTGACCAGTACGAGCGATTCTCTGCACAAGTGCCCCAGGAACCTAAGAAGTCGTCATCCTCGGCGAGTACTGGGGTTATTGTTGGAGCGACAGTTGGTGGTCTCGTTCTTCTGCTGCTGTTAGGCCTCGCAGGAATATACGCATTTCGTCAGAAGAAAATAGCCAAGAAGGCAACAGAAACGAGCAATCTTTTCGGTATGGAAGAGATATGTCCCATTTGTCAATGGAAAACCAAAAATCATAAACTTCTCTTTTTATAGCTTTTTCCGGAACCAGGGCCAATACCGTTTCCTAGCTATTGATTTCATAGGATGCAAATGCAGGGGCCTGGGACTCGACTAAGAGCAGTGGTAGCGCTCCACAGCTAAAAGGCGCGAGATGGTTTTCCTTCGAAGATCTTAAAAAATGCACCAACAATTTCTCAGAATCCAATGATATCGGGTCCGGGGGATACGGAAAGGTTCGCCTTCTATCTTCATTTCACTCCAGAAAAAATTGAGAACAGCCTCTTCTCTTTTCCCCTTCATTCCCGTGTTTTCTCGAtcagcatgaacaatgctatGGAGTACTTCTAGTGTCATTCTTCACGTCGCAAGTTCGTACACTTTATCATGATCAGCCACGCTCTGGCGATTATCGCATGGAAGAATTTCTTACTGCAGGTCTACAGAGGTACCCTTCCAACAGGGCAGTTAGTGGCCATAAAACGAGCAACGCAGGGATCGATGCAAGGCGGGGTCGAGTTCAAGAACGAGATTGAGCTCCTATCAAGAGTCCATCACAAGAATCTTGTCGGTCTCGTAGGTTTCTGCTTCGAGCAAGGTGAACAGATACTGGTCTACGAGTTTATACCGAATGGCACCGTCAAAGAAAGCCTCTCAGGTACTTCAAGATCTTCTCATTTGTATATCAGAAAGCCCCTTTATTTGATGTTGGATACGAATTCTGGTAAACGCCACAGTGATTCATATGTCGATAAGAACTATTTCCTATCAGCGGTGGAGATTTTCAAATGAAAAGTATGgcgtaaatatttttttctaacagGTAAGTCAGGAATCAGGTTGGATTGGATAAGAAGGCTGCGAGTAGCCCTCGGGGCAGCTCGAGGCATACAATACCTTCACGAGCTTGCCAATCCTCCGATTATCCATCGAGACATCAAATCCAACAACATCCTATTAGATGAACGGTTAAATGCAAAAGTTGGCGATTTCGGTCTCTGCAAACTCATGGGAACCGACGAGAAAGGCCATGTCACCACTCAAGTGAAGGGAACAATGGTCAGTATAAATTTCAGATCCCTTGGAATCTTTGCCCCGATAAGATGCATAGCTAGTGTCTACCGAGCAATACTAACAGTTTGTTCATACAGGGCTACTTGGATCCCGAATACTACATGACACAGCAACTGACCGAGAAGAGTGATGTCTACAGCTTCGGGGTCTTCTGCCTCGAGCTGATCACTGCAAGGAGGCCAATAGAGCGAGGCAAGTACATCGTGAGGGAGTTTAGAACAGCAATGGATAGGACTAAGGAAATGTATGGCCTTCGCGGGATCCTCGACCCAGCCCTTGTCTCCTTGGCCATTCCACTGAGGGGCATCGAAAAGTTTGTGGAAATGGCCATGAGTTGTGTGGCAGAGTTGGGATCTGACCGACCAACGATGGGAGAGGTGGTTAAGGAGATTGAAAACCTGATGCAGTCCGCAGGTATGAACCCCAATGCTGAGTCGGCCTCCACATCAGCGAGCTACGGAGATGACAGCAGGGGGAATTTACGACACCCTTATATGGACGATTTAAGCTTCGATTACAGCGGAGTTTTCCCGCCATCCAGGGTCGAACCTCTGTGAGTTATCCAGCCTAAACCTGCAAATTACAGCATAATGTATTGTCGAGATATCTTAGCTGTCCTCTACTCGTTCCCTAGTCATGTCTATAAGGACCGTAATGTGTTTCCCAACAGATTTGCGATGGTTTGCTTGTATAATATTACATAGCTTGTGGATTTTAAATGTTCGAAGAGGTGTTACGTTTTCTTGTATAATTTCCGTCGCAGTGACATGTTTTAGGGATCTGTATACAGGCATGTAGTCCTACTGCACCTTTGTACGCAAAACAGTTTTTTATCCAAAAATCGAGTATCATTTCACAGGAAACCTCGTCTTCACGGATACTTTTAACGCGAACGAAGAGTCAGTGTCCACATACATGTGTATGTCAACTAATCTAACTCGGGAGATGCCTAGAATCCTCTCTTAGTGCAACCTACCTGCCTAGATATTCTGGGCGGTGTTCGATAATCGAATGCATATTGTATCAAAGCTGCAAAACGTCTGTTACATCCTTTTACAACATCACTTCTGTTGCTAGCATGAAAAATGAAGAGAAAAAGTACTTTCAAGACATTGGCTTCTCCAGCAATGCAGAGAAGTACCATTCATTCTTATTCTTGTCTAATTTCATCCCGGCATTCCACCGAATCTTCTTAAATCCGACCCGATCTATCATCGGCACGTAAGTCTGGTTCAGCTGTGGGCCCTTGCAGAAGAAACGGTCGAGCCAGAGCAGCCCACCAGGCCTCAGGACCCGGTAGACATCATAGAATGTGAACTCGAGCATAGTGTCGGGAACCCAATTGCTCAGCACGTGCATCGAGTGGACGATGTCAAGTGTGTTTTCGAAGAATGGGAGCCTCTGCGAGACACTCATATGCATCGGGATCAATCCCCTGGATGCTATGAAGCTATTGAAGGGACCATCGAGGTTCATCGAGGTCGTGATGATGGTAACGTTCCTTTCCCGCATCCTGGCTGCAAAAGTCCCGGACCCGCCCCCAATGTCAAGCCCGATTCTGATCGTGTCAGGCAGTTTCGTCTTAAGCACATATTCGATGCTGTAGTCGAGATTCCCATTATCAAAGAGCCACCGGGCCTTCTCCCTCCCATTCAGGTCGAAGCAGTCCTTGCAGTCGAAGAAGCCGGGTTGGTTTTTCCGGTCCACAAGGCACCTGTAGTTCTTGCAATTGTATGGCTCCCATATGATGCTTGGGTCGGGCGGCACCTGCCACAGGCATTCCGGGTACGGTGCCGGGTCCACGTACCCCTTGGGGGACCTTGGGCGGCATCTCCTCCGAGGGAGAGGCTCACAGCCCTTGAGAAGAAGCCGCTGTGCGAACACATCATCGACCGGGCATTCCCCTCCAACCTCATACTTCATGTACTGGACCAGATCATCCTTGTACCTCAAGCAAGCGGCGCCCACGGAAGGGTAGATGGTGTCGGACCCCGACCTCGGGGAGTAGCCCAGCGGGAGCGCGTGCGGGCCTAGAGAGAGCTTCACCTCGTCGGGCAGGCCCGCCAGGGCAGCAAACTCATCACTTGGCCCGTCCTCCACATCCTGGTGCTTGGCCAGGATGCCGCCGATGGCATGGAGCCTCTGGTGGAGCTCGGCGAGCTGGGAGCGGGTGGCGGCGAGCTGGGCCTGGGTGGAGCGGAGCTCGATAGAGAGGGCGGTGGTGTTGGGCCAGGGGAGGGGGAGGGAAAAGTGGTTGGTGTAGTGGGAGAGGTCACGGTCCAAGTGGAAGCTTGAAGGGCTAGTGAAGATGTAGATTGTGAGGAGGTTTGTGAGGATGACAAGCAATAAGATCTTGAGCTTGAACTTGGTTGTGTGCTGCTGTTGATGAGGGTTGTTCTTCCTCAGGCAGTCTTCCGAGCTCCCCATTCCGTTTCCGATTCCGAATCCCGACACAAACCCGATGGAAGGAGAATAGGAGCAAGAAGAGGGAAGAGAggagaattttaaaaaaggaggGATGTTCTCGTTGAGTGGAATGCGCCGGCTTGGACGTTCTTGAGATGGGCAATTTAGTCCTCACAGTCAGCGACTGATGCTATGCCATCAAGATGCTAACATGGGGATTTAGTATTGATCGATTTTTCTCCCTTGAGAGGCCCGGGCCTTGGCTTTGCCTTACCACGAGGTGCTTCTAGTGAGTTTCGAACTTTGATGAATCTAAAATCCACTCGTTGAAAACTCAGTTTTCAACTAATCCACATTCTTATAGTTAGTACCTATTGATGTTAATGGTCAAGATCAAGATGAAGGAAATGTCAAGAATATCTCCCACATATAAATTGTATTAAATTCCAGGAGCTCACGAGCTCAGTTAGGGGCCGGGGCCGGGGCCGACGGTTGAGCCTGAAAGTTGTATACCGATAACCGAGCTTCTCAAAAGAGCAGAGCTTTTAGGGCGATCACAAGGCGGCTGATGCTCGAGTTGAATACGCACGAGCTCCCTTGGGACTACATTCTCGGCTTCTTACTATCCCCGTATGGCAGAGTACGAGACTCCGAGAAATTATCGCACAAGTCGGACGTGAAAGTTTCA is a genomic window containing:
- the LOC116206383 gene encoding uncharacterized protein LOC116206383, whose protein sequence is MIRREMEAAAKEVAVLELPLGDAAETFSLEKAVCSHGLFMMAPNRWDPLTRTFSRPLRLIADLEGDASLSVMVRISHHSRALQVLVYGHSALSPEHESSLMHQVRRMLRLTENDESNMRGFRKMCEEMRASEVVRNFGGRVFRSPTLFEDMVKCILLCNCQWSRTLDMALALCELQLELQHSSSNLSGSEASVKVAETAEAKTEGFFPKTPSLKEAKRKRVRRMSGTNLSGKFTDIEQDLKVDVTTKIEGVENVENGSCLQETDRYASNSSSTNNGFIESGNQRSCQTLNESCEVDHCFDKIGNFPSARELATLDESFLAKRCNLGYRASRILKLSQGIVKGKIQLRQLEEMCDTQNFSSYAELMEQLKEIDGFGPFTCANVLMCMGFYHAIPTDSETIRHLKQVHAKSSSLQTIQRDVEEIYGQYAPFQFLTYWAEIWNFYEQTFGKLSAMPYSDYRLITASNMRTKKGCRNKRSKPI
- the LOC116202321 gene encoding probable leucine-rich repeat receptor-like protein kinase At5g49770 gives rise to the protein MDLRFLGLLLAVLLGLSTGKAASEDSVALQAMKAYLNNTPPNWVGSDPCSDKWDGIICTNSRVTSITLSSMGLSGQLTGDIGTLSELRTLDLSYNKGLTGSLPDAIGNLKKLTNLILVGCGFTGIIPDTIGSLQELVFLSLNSNSFSGPIPPSIGNLTKLYWLDLADNQLTGTIPVSNGSTSGLDMLLHTKHFHFGQNQLSGTIPPEIFSSGMKLIHVLFDNNQLTGSLPSTLGLVQPLEVVRFDRNSLSGPLPQNLNNLTKVQELLLSKNKFTGPLPNLTGLNSLSYLDMSNNSFDALDFPDWITTLQSLTTLMMEQTQIQGSVPSSLFSLANLQTVILRNNALNGTLNIGSTFSSQLQLVDLQTNFIDSYTQNSGGYSNELILVGNPICQQSGVAAASFCTILQSNSSSYSTPPNNCNPMDCSIVNQTSSPNCKCSFPYTGTIVFRAASFSSLGNSTHYTSLVSSMMSAFQSYQLPVDSIALSNPHKDSLGYLKMSLEIFPLEGDSFNRTGVYSIGFVLSNQTYKPPSGFGPFFFMADQYERFSAQVPQEPKKSSSSASTGVIVGATVGGLVLLLLLGLAGIYAFRQKKIAKKATETSNLFGAWDSTKSSGSAPQLKGARWFSFEDLKKCTNNFSESNDIGSGGYGKVYRGTLPTGQLVAIKRATQGSMQGGVEFKNEIELLSRVHHKNLVGLVGFCFEQGEQILVYEFIPNGTVKESLSGKSGIRLDWIRRLRVALGAARGIQYLHELANPPIIHRDIKSNNILLDERLNAKVGDFGLCKLMGTDEKGHVTTQVKGTMGYLDPEYYMTQQLTEKSDVYSFGVFCLELITARRPIERGKYIVREFRTAMDRTKEMYGLRGILDPALVSLAIPLRGIEKFVEMAMSCVAELGSDRPTMGEVVKEIENLMQSAGMNPNAESASTSASYGDDSRGNLRHPYMDDLSFDYSGVFPPSRVEPL
- the LOC116202323 gene encoding uncharacterized protein LOC116202323, translating into MGSSEDCLRKNNPHQQQHTTKFKLKILLLVILTNLLTIYIFTSPSSFHLDRDLSHYTNHFSLPLPWPNTTALSIELRSTQAQLAATRSQLAELHQRLHAIGGILAKHQDVEDGPSDEFAALAGLPDEVKLSLGPHALPLGYSPRSGSDTIYPSVGAACLRYKDDLVQYMKYEVGGECPVDDVFAQRLLLKGCEPLPRRRCRPRSPKGYVDPAPYPECLWQVPPDPSIIWEPYNCKNYRCLVDRKNQPGFFDCKDCFDLNGREKARWLFDNGNLDYSIEYVLKTKLPDTIRIGLDIGGGSGTFAARMRERNVTIITTSMNLDGPFNSFIASRGLIPMHMSVSQRLPFFENTLDIVHSMHVLSNWVPDTMLEFTFYDVYRVLRPGGLLWLDRFFCKGPQLNQTYVPMIDRVGFKKIRWNAGMKLDKNKNEWYFSALLEKPMS